Proteins from one Ketobacter alkanivorans genomic window:
- a CDS encoding class I adenylate-forming enzyme family protein: MSVRIATVLAPIHDRVLEQGDAAAIVTAEQQISYRVLWESARRVENFLRSLGVTEGDRVALIAENSPQYVAVFYGALLAGAAVVPMNTSAKMKDFSNWLNHCEAKVAFVDFVPRETHKLVECGLAVSLVAVNQADALPEPLRDSGLPTWNDVQASGLPQEPPQLEQAGDGLACIIYTSGTTGNPKGVMISHGNLMANVRSILAALPIQPGDRFLNVLPFYYSYGNSVLHTHLVQGATLYLENSMMFPNVVVSRMAQEKITGFAGVPSTFSLLLSRGKVAEHDLSSLRYVLQAGGAMPVPVTQQVLEHLSSHVYVMYGQTEATARLTWLPPEQLLEKLGSVGVPIAGVEIQIRHPDGSECGPEEDGELFVQGANVALGYWRNPEATAATFIDGWLKTGDLGHKDQDGYLYLKGRRSDMIKSGANRISPLEIEEVIVELPEVEEVAVVGVPDELLGQTITAFLVLKAGHELNVRAVKKHCLDNLASYKIPKQILQVDAFPKTASGKVKKHILAEQVGD, encoded by the coding sequence ATGAGTGTCCGCATCGCTACCGTTCTTGCTCCGATCCATGATCGTGTGCTGGAGCAGGGGGACGCAGCCGCTATTGTGACCGCAGAGCAGCAGATTTCGTATCGGGTTTTGTGGGAAAGCGCACGCAGGGTTGAGAATTTTTTGCGCAGCCTCGGGGTAACCGAGGGTGATCGGGTGGCGCTGATTGCAGAAAACAGCCCCCAGTATGTCGCCGTATTTTATGGGGCATTGCTGGCTGGCGCGGCGGTTGTGCCGATGAACACCAGTGCCAAGATGAAGGATTTTTCCAACTGGCTGAATCATTGCGAAGCCAAAGTGGCTTTTGTGGATTTTGTGCCGCGGGAAACCCATAAGCTGGTTGAGTGCGGGTTAGCTGTGTCACTGGTTGCCGTCAATCAAGCGGATGCGTTACCCGAACCCTTGCGCGACAGCGGCTTGCCCACCTGGAACGATGTGCAGGCTAGCGGCTTGCCTCAGGAACCACCTCAGCTTGAACAGGCTGGGGATGGGCTGGCCTGTATCATTTACACATCCGGCACCACCGGCAATCCGAAAGGCGTGATGATTAGCCATGGTAATTTGATGGCTAATGTCCGCTCTATCCTGGCTGCTTTGCCCATTCAGCCAGGTGATCGCTTTCTCAATGTACTGCCTTTTTATTACTCCTACGGTAATTCGGTGCTGCATACCCACCTGGTGCAAGGGGCAACGCTCTATCTGGAGAACAGCATGATGTTCCCCAATGTGGTGGTGTCCCGAATGGCCCAGGAGAAAATCACCGGTTTTGCCGGGGTGCCTTCTACCTTCTCATTGCTGTTGAGCCGTGGCAAAGTAGCAGAACACGATTTGTCATCTCTGCGTTATGTGTTGCAGGCTGGCGGCGCGATGCCGGTGCCGGTGACCCAGCAGGTGCTGGAACACTTGAGTAGTCACGTGTACGTTATGTACGGTCAAACCGAGGCAACAGCCCGCCTGACCTGGCTGCCACCGGAGCAGTTGTTGGAAAAACTTGGCTCGGTGGGTGTTCCTATCGCGGGTGTGGAGATTCAGATTCGTCATCCGGATGGTTCAGAATGTGGGCCGGAAGAGGATGGCGAGCTGTTTGTGCAGGGTGCCAATGTGGCGCTGGGCTACTGGCGCAACCCGGAGGCAACCGCTGCCACTTTTATCGACGGTTGGTTGAAAACGGGTGATCTGGGGCACAAGGATCAGGATGGCTACCTTTACTTGAAGGGGCGCCGTTCCGACATGATCAAGTCTGGAGCCAACCGCATCAGTCCTCTGGAAATTGAAGAGGTGATTGTTGAGCTGCCGGAAGTGGAAGAGGTCGCCGTGGTGGGGGTTCCGGACGAGTTGCTGGGGCAGACCATCACTGCTTTCCTGGTGCTCAAAGCAGGACATGAGTTGAATGTTAGGGCAGTGAAGAAGCACTGCCTGGATAACTTGGCATCGTACAAGATTCCAAAACAAATATTACAAGTGGATGCGTTTCCCAAAACCGCATCTGGAAAAGTTAAAAAACACATCTTAGCCGAGCAGGTCGGGGATTAA
- the nadE gene encoding NAD(+) synthase: protein MSLKSEIAQEILSFDMDAEIDKICSGIREILSKKVHRRGLVIAMSGGIDSSVSSALCVRAVGPKKVFGLLLPEQDSSSESEDKGRILAEHHGIEYLVHNIAPTLEAIGCYKWRDEAIVATFPEYGEGWKNKIVISGGAEGKINHFQLVVQSPTGEISEKRLGLKEYLQIVAATNYKQRIRKTVEFFHADRLNYAVVGTPNRVEYDQGFFVKNGDGSADLKPIAHLYKTQVYALARHMGLPEVICNAIPTTDTYSMPQGQDEFYYALPYQEMDIALWCYNKGESAAQLAKVLEITEEQAQFIYTDIESKRKTTAPFHWPAILIEKVEL from the coding sequence ATGAGTTTGAAATCAGAAATCGCACAAGAAATTCTCAGTTTTGATATGGATGCGGAGATCGATAAGATTTGTTCAGGGATTCGTGAGATTCTGAGCAAAAAAGTACATCGTCGAGGCCTTGTGATTGCCATGTCCGGTGGTATCGACAGTTCCGTTTCATCTGCTTTGTGTGTTCGCGCGGTGGGCCCCAAGAAAGTATTCGGTCTGCTGTTGCCTGAGCAGGATTCATCATCAGAAAGCGAAGATAAAGGCCGTATTCTGGCAGAGCATCATGGTATCGAGTATCTGGTGCATAACATCGCGCCGACACTGGAAGCTATTGGCTGCTATAAGTGGCGCGATGAGGCTATTGTGGCCACTTTCCCTGAGTACGGCGAAGGCTGGAAGAACAAGATTGTTATTTCCGGTGGCGCAGAAGGCAAGATCAACCACTTCCAGTTGGTTGTACAATCGCCAACGGGTGAAATTTCAGAAAAGCGCCTGGGCTTGAAAGAGTATCTGCAAATTGTTGCTGCTACCAACTACAAGCAGCGTATCCGTAAAACGGTTGAATTCTTCCATGCAGATCGTTTGAACTACGCGGTAGTCGGTACCCCTAACCGCGTTGAATACGATCAAGGCTTCTTTGTTAAGAATGGTGATGGCTCTGCTGATTTGAAGCCCATTGCGCACCTGTATAAAACCCAGGTTTATGCACTGGCCCGTCACATGGGGTTGCCTGAAGTGATTTGTAATGCGATTCCGACTACTGACACTTACAGCATGCCGCAGGGTCAGGATGAGTTCTACTATGCGTTGCCTTATCAGGAAATGGATATTGCGTTGTGGTGTTATAACAAAGGTGAATCGGCAGCCCAGTTGGCAAAAGTACTGGAGATCACCGAAGAGCAGGCTCAGTTCATTTACACCGACATCGAAAGCAAGCGTAAGACCACAGCGCCGTTCCATTGGCCTGCCATTCTGATCGAGAAGGTGGAGCTGTAG
- a CDS encoding acyl carrier protein, which translates to MSAKEKVKNYILENYLFTDDQDALKDGDSFLEQGIIDSTGILEVIFFLEEEFGISVADEEMVPENLDSVNNLVKFIEAKSAA; encoded by the coding sequence ATGTCCGCTAAAGAAAAAGTTAAAAACTATATACTTGAAAACTACCTGTTCACCGATGATCAGGATGCGCTAAAGGACGGTGACTCGTTTCTGGAGCAAGGCATTATTGATTCCACCGGTATTCTTGAGGTGATCTTTTTTCTGGAAGAAGAGTTCGGCATCAGCGTGGCTGATGAAGAGATGGTTCCAGAAAACCTGGATTCTGTGAACAACCTCGTTAAGTTTATCGAAGCCAAAAGCGCAGCCTGA
- the asnB gene encoding asparagine synthase (glutamine-hydrolyzing), which produces MCGIAGIADFSGLGGDVKATLQKMVSQLHHRGPDGTGFYHDAHIGLAHARLSIIDLAGGAQPIHNEDSTIQVIFNGEIFNYVELREELLGQGHQFYTHSDTEVIVHLYEQHGPGFVNKLNGQFAIAIWDTNKQRLLMYRDRVGIAPLYYAQTGSRITFGSEIKAILPALAARPGVNLQALDQLMTYWAPASPNTLFEGVYELPPGFMMVMDASGMQISRYWDWSFPVQADQYLADSEEVLAEQLRELLVDATRIRLRSDVPVGAYLSGGLDSSVLVAMIHHFSDAKLRTFSIGFDAESLDETSYQQLMIDQVGADHSRVQCSEADIAEHFVKTIWHTEAPILRTAPVPMRLLSNLVRSQDYKVVLTGEGSDEVLGGYDIFKETKIRQFWAANADSGFRPALLKRLYPYLDVSPGRAQQYLRNFFGSNLDEPNLPCFSHIPRWTTTAKCKEFFSSEVKATLSGDLMKLVESSLPQQSGDWHYFNRAQYLEAKTLMAGYLLSSQGDRMLMASSVEGRFPFLDHRVIEFANRLPPKLKMKALNEKYLLKRSMGGYLPDAIVNRHKQPYRAPDIPSFFTDNPPDYVNDLLSEAALAKSGLFDAKRVQMLVKKIRLGRAIGYKDNMALVGILSTQVWHDLYMS; this is translated from the coding sequence ATGTGCGGTATAGCGGGAATAGCTGATTTTTCAGGTCTTGGCGGTGATGTTAAGGCGACACTGCAGAAGATGGTGTCGCAGCTGCATCACCGGGGGCCGGACGGCACCGGGTTCTATCATGATGCTCACATTGGTTTGGCCCATGCCCGACTCAGCATCATTGATCTGGCCGGTGGCGCTCAGCCTATTCATAATGAAGACAGCACCATTCAAGTGATTTTCAACGGTGAAATCTTCAACTATGTGGAGCTGCGCGAGGAGCTTTTGGGGCAGGGCCATCAGTTTTATACCCACAGTGACACCGAAGTTATTGTCCACCTTTATGAGCAGCATGGGCCGGGGTTTGTAAACAAACTCAACGGTCAGTTTGCCATCGCCATTTGGGATACGAACAAGCAGCGGCTCTTGATGTACCGCGATCGTGTCGGTATAGCGCCCCTGTATTATGCCCAAACAGGAAGCCGCATTACCTTTGGCTCAGAGATCAAGGCGATTTTGCCTGCCTTGGCAGCTCGCCCTGGGGTAAACCTGCAGGCCCTGGATCAGCTTATGACCTATTGGGCTCCTGCCAGCCCGAACACTCTGTTCGAAGGGGTGTATGAACTGCCGCCAGGCTTCATGATGGTGATGGATGCCTCCGGCATGCAGATCAGCCGTTATTGGGACTGGAGTTTTCCGGTGCAGGCGGATCAGTATCTTGCCGATTCAGAAGAGGTGTTGGCAGAGCAGCTGCGAGAGTTGTTGGTGGATGCCACACGTATTCGTCTGCGCTCGGATGTGCCGGTGGGGGCGTACCTCTCCGGCGGTCTGGATTCGTCTGTGCTGGTGGCTATGATCCACCATTTCAGTGATGCCAAACTGCGTACGTTCTCCATCGGGTTTGATGCGGAGTCGCTGGATGAAACCTCGTATCAGCAGCTGATGATTGATCAAGTGGGTGCTGATCACAGTCGGGTGCAATGCAGCGAAGCCGATATAGCTGAGCATTTTGTCAAAACCATATGGCATACCGAGGCACCCATACTGCGTACGGCTCCCGTGCCCATGCGGTTGTTGTCGAATCTGGTGCGATCCCAGGATTATAAAGTGGTGCTTACCGGTGAAGGTTCCGATGAGGTGCTGGGTGGCTACGATATCTTCAAGGAAACCAAAATTCGCCAGTTTTGGGCGGCCAATGCCGATTCCGGGTTCCGCCCTGCGCTGTTGAAGCGTTTGTATCCCTATCTTGACGTCTCCCCCGGGCGAGCCCAGCAATATCTGCGCAATTTCTTTGGCAGTAACCTTGATGAGCCCAATCTGCCGTGTTTCTCCCATATTCCACGCTGGACCACCACTGCGAAATGTAAGGAATTCTTTTCCTCGGAGGTGAAGGCCACTCTATCAGGTGATCTGATGAAGCTGGTGGAATCCTCGTTGCCCCAGCAGTCCGGAGACTGGCACTACTTTAATCGGGCGCAATACCTTGAGGCCAAAACCTTGATGGCGGGATATTTGCTGAGTTCTCAGGGTGATAGAATGCTGATGGCCAGTTCGGTTGAGGGGCGTTTTCCGTTCCTGGATCATCGTGTTATTGAATTCGCCAACCGCCTGCCGCCCAAGCTCAAAATGAAGGCGCTTAATGAAAAGTACCTGTTGAAACGCTCAATGGGCGGTTATTTGCCAGATGCTATAGTTAACCGTCACAAGCAGCCATATCGGGCGCCTGATATTCCGTCGTTTTTCACGGATAATCCACCGGATTACGTGAATGACCTGCTCAGTGAGGCAGCTCTGGCCAAGAGTGGCCTGTTTGATGCCAAGCGGGTGCAAATGCTGGTGAAAAAGATTCGCTTGGGGCGTGCCATCGGCTACAAAGACAATATGGCCTTGGTGGGAATCCTTTCAACGCAGGTCTGGCATGACCTGTATATGAGTTAA